A segment of the Promicromonospora sukumoe genome:
CCGATGCGCATGCGCCGCAGCCGCCGTCCGATCCCGGGCCCGGTCACCGGCCCGGACGGCGGGACGGCGGGGCGTTGGACGGGCGCCGCCGTGCGAGGGGCGGGCCGAGGGGCGGGCCGTGGCGCGGGGGTCGTGGCGCCGCCCGTGGGCCGGGAGGCCGTGGGGGTGGCGCGTGCGGTCGCGGACAGTGTCGGTACGGGTGTCGCTGCGGGTGCGGGGCCGCCGGCGTCGGGCGGGGTGTCGAGGGTGGTCATGCGGGGCCTCCTGGGGCGGCTTGCTGGGGGAACGGCAGGGGTCGGTGGCGTCGTCGCCGTCAGGGCTCGCGCAGCACCATGCCCGGGCGGACCAGGTCGGGATCTGCGCCCAGCACCGCGCGGTTGACCTCGTGCCAGCGGCCGACGGCGTCCACGATCTCGGCGGCGGCCGGAGTGCCGGCGCGGGCGCCTGCCCCGGCGCGGGTATCGGCCTCGCGTGCGATCCCGTCGGCCGCGATCGACCACAACGTGTCGCCCGCCTCGACCACCACCGTCCGTTCGTCCGTGTGCCGGCTGCGGGCGACCAGGGACGACCGCTCGGCCCCCGGACCTGCACCGGACGAGGCCGAGCTGCCCGGGCGGTTCGCCGTCTCGCGCTCGTCGCGCTCCCTGGGCTGCGCGCTCGCCGCACCTTCCCCGCTCGAACCCGCCCTGCTCGAACCGGTCGCCGCCTCCTTCCCGCTTGAGCCGCTCTCCCCGCTCGAACCGCTCGTCGGTCGCCAGCCGAGGTCGAGCACGACCGCCGGTCCGGCGTCGGCGGCCGGGATCGCCGGATCGTGGGGCAGAGCCATCGCCGTCGGCGCCGCGAGCGCGAGCCCGACGCCCGCGCCCGCGGCCACCCGGGCGAGTCGCAGCACGATCGAGGGCGCGTTACGGGCCACGGTCCGCTCGCCCGCCGCCCAGCGCCGGCCGCGCCGGCCCGCGAGGACGCAGGCGAGCGCCAGCAGGGCGTGCCCACCGGTCCACCCCGCGGCCACCGTGCCGACGGCGACCGCCGCGAGCTCGACGATGTCCTCGACCGGGAAGAACGCCGCGCCGAGTCCCGACCCGACCTGCCAGGTCCGCGCCCCGAGCAGGACGGCGGCGGCGACGAGCGCGACACCCAGGGCGGCCAGCCCGAGCAGCCCGCGCCGGGTGCCCCCGGAGCCTGGGCGCAGGGCGGCCTCGCGCGAACCCGTCGCGCCGGCCCGGCCGCCGTCGGGCCTGACTCCCCCGTCCCCCGGGCGGTCGTCGGGTTCGGTGGCGGCTGGCGCATGCTCCAGGGCGTGCGTCGACATGGTTCCCCCTGCGGTGGTCGAAGTTCAGGCGCTATGAGACCGGGCAACATCTTTGATGCTTTTTGATGTCGCCCGGCGTCCGTTATTCAACAGGGGTGCCGGAGGGGTGTCCACCGGAGAGCGAGATGCCTGTGGATGGCGCAAGGTGTCTCCATGACTTCCACACGCCCCGCCGGCCCCACACGCTGGGAGGCGCTGTTCAGCGACCTCGAGGCGCAGGCGCGCGCCCAGTCGGCGGCGGAGGCGGACGCGCTCGTGTCCGAGCTGACCCGCGCCGAGCACGCGACCATGACGCTCGCCGACCGGTTCCGCGCCGTCGTCGGCGCGATGGTGACGGTCGAGCTGCTCGACGGCGCTTCGCTGCGCGGTGTCGTGCTGGAGGCGGCCGACGAGTGGCTGCTGCTGCAGGGGGTGCGGCCCGAGCCGGCGAGCCAGCACCTGGTGCCGTTGCCCGCGGTCGCGGCCGTGCACGGGCTGGCGCGGCAGGCGGCGCCGGCGACGTCACGCCGGGAAGCCGCGGGGCTGGGGCCAGTGCTCCGGAGCCTCCAGCGGGACCGGGCGCGCGTCGCGGTGCGCACGCTCCGGGGCTCGTCGGCCGGGCGGATCGCGCGCGTCGGCCGTGACCACCTGGACATCGACCTGCTGGACGGGCGCGGAACACGACTGGTTCCGTTCACGGCGCTGCTCGTGGTGAGCGAGGCGCCCTAAATCGACTGAAATGCCCGGAAATGGAAGCGGGACCGGTCTCACTCCGTATGGAGTGCGCCGGTCCCGTCGATGTGCGCGGGTGCTGCCATTCAGCCGTCAGCGGCGGCAGAACCCTTGAGCCGTTCGCGGCTCTTTGCGTACATACGCTCGATGTACGACTCGAGCTCTGCCGCCTCGACGCGCCAGACCTTCTTGGGACCCACCTGGATCGCGGGGAGGTCGCCGGTACGAACCAGTGCGTAGCCCTGGGCCATCGAGATGTTCAGGGTCTCGACCACATCCGCCAGAGAGAGAAAGCGCTTTTCCATGTGAACAGTGTGGCACGAGACACCGACATGAGGGGGTTATCCACAAGAAGTGTTTATCTGATGCCGGATCGCCGACGTTCGATCACTATGGTTCCGGCGCTCTGCCCAGGCTGTGCGTCATTCCGTCCGGGTTGGCCGTTCAACTTGTACTCGACGTCCCACCCAAAGTCCACCAAAGTACGCGGAAGGACCGAGATGACGTATGCCCCGGCCGCCCCGGCGCCCGCAGTGCGGGACCAGGGTCTGCCCGAGCCGGTCGCGTCGCGGCTGCGCCGGCCCGGCTGGCGCGACCCGCGGCTCGTCACCGGCCTCGTCGTCGTCGCGCTGTCCGTCGCCCTCGGTTCCTGGGTGGTCTCGGCCGCGAGCCGCACGGTACCGGTGTTCGTGGCCGACGGCGCGCTCACCCCGGGCGAGCCCCTCACCGCGGACGTGCTCCGCACGGCCGACGTCCGGCTCGGGGCCGGGACCGGTCGCTACCTGCCCGCCGACGAGCCGCTGCCGGAAGGCCTCGTGGCGCTCCGCGTGGTGGACGACGGCGAGCTGGTGCCGCTGACGGCCCTGGGGGCGGACGCCGACGTCCGGTCCGTCGCGGTGCCCGTCGCCTCCGGGCTGTCGGAACGCATCCGGGCCGGGGCCGTGGTGGACCTGTGGTTCGTGCCCGACGTCCCGGTCACCCACGAGGCGGGCAAGTCCCGGCCGGAACCGGCGACGCTCGCGACGGACGTGGTGGTCGAGCAGGTGGACGCCCAGGACGGCGCGATCGTCGTCGACGGCACGGTCACGCTGCACGTC
Coding sequences within it:
- a CDS encoding helix-turn-helix transcriptional regulator, yielding MEKRFLSLADVVETLNISMAQGYALVRTGDLPAIQVGPKKVWRVEAAELESYIERMYAKSRERLKGSAAADG
- a CDS encoding LysM peptidoglycan-binding domain-containing protein; the protein is MSTHALEHAPAATEPDDRPGDGGVRPDGGRAGATGSREAALRPGSGGTRRGLLGLAALGVALVAAAVLLGARTWQVGSGLGAAFFPVEDIVELAAVAVGTVAAGWTGGHALLALACVLAGRRGRRWAAGERTVARNAPSIVLRLARVAAGAGVGLALAAPTAMALPHDPAIPAADAGPAVVLDLGWRPTSGSSGESGSSGKEAATGSSRAGSSGEGAASAQPRERDERETANRPGSSASSGAGPGAERSSLVARSRHTDERTVVVEAGDTLWSIAADGIAREADTRAGAGARAGTPAAAEIVDAVGRWHEVNRAVLGADPDLVRPGMVLREP